Proteins found in one Sorghum bicolor cultivar BTx623 chromosome 1, Sorghum_bicolor_NCBIv3, whole genome shotgun sequence genomic segment:
- the LOC8059251 gene encoding probable carbohydrate esterase At4g34215, which translates to MAQLVPEFISLFLLILLASAPAATASSSPTLVFLLAGQSNMGGRGGATNGTWDGVVPPDCAPSPRILRLSPSLRWEEAREPLHAGIDLHNVLGVGPGMPFAHALLRRHGRVPPHAVVGLVPCAQGATPIASWSRGTPLYDRMLKRARAALANNNNNNNNNNNNAGSSRLAALLWYQGEADTIRRQDADVYTSRMEAFVRDVRRDLGMPDLLVIQVGLATGQGKFVDIVREAQRRVSLHNVKYVDAKGLPVASDYTHLTTPAQVQLGKMLAASYLAPTL; encoded by the coding sequence ATGGCGCAACTGGTGCCTGAATTCAtctccctcttcctcctcatcctcctgGCCTCCGCACCAGCCGCCACGGCCTCCAGCAGCCCCACGCTGGTGTTCCTCCTGGCGGGGCAGTCCAACAtgggcggccgcggcggcgccaccaacgGCACCTGGGACGGCGTCGTGCCGCCCGACTGCGCCCCGTCCCCGCGCATCCTCCGCCTCTCCCCGTCTCTGCGCTGGGAGGAGGCCCGGGAGCCGCTGCACGCCGGCATCGACCTGCACAACGTCCTCGGGGTCGGACCCGGGATGCCCTTCGCGCACGCGCTCCTGCGCCGCCACGGCCGCGTCCCGCCGCACGCCGTCGTGGGGCTCGTCCCCTGCGCGCAGGGCGCCACGCCCATCGCCAGCTGGTCCCGCGGCACGCCGCTGTACGACCGCATGCTCAAGCGCGCAAGGGCCGCCCtcgccaacaacaacaacaacaacaacaacaacaacaacaatgctgGATCTTCCAGGCTCGCCGCGCTTCTGTGGTACCAGGGCGAGGCCGACACCATCAGGCGCCAGGACGCCGACGTCTACACGTCCCGCATGGAGGCCTTCGTCCGCGACGTCCGCCGGGACCTCGGCATGCCCGACCTGCTCGTCATCCAGGTCGGCCTCGCCACGGGCCAGGGCAAGTTCGTCGACATCGTCAGGGAAGCGCAGAGGAGGGTCAGCCTCCACAACGTCAAATACGTGGACGCCAAGGGCCTGCCCGTCGCCAGCGACTACACGCACCTTACCACGCCGGCACAGGTGCAGCTCGGCAAGATGCTCGCCGCCTCCTACCTGGCACCCACGCTCTGA
- the LOC8059249 gene encoding probable cytokinin riboside 5'-monophosphate phosphoribohydrolase LOGL5 has protein sequence MMDEEHEQQQPVPVPVAAEAAVEKDNKKTAKRNNKVCVFCGSSPGVERGMDLVYGGGCAALMGLVSRAVHDGGGHVLGVVPKAVLPLELIGETPGELKPVAGMHQRKADALPGGYGIHTKPVGLLNVDGYYDPLLAFVDKAVQEGFVTPLERTIIVHANTNSSTSSSSSSTTNINADADADA, from the coding sequence ATGATGGATGAGGAgcacgagcagcagcagccggtgccggtgccggtggcgGCGGAAGCAGCGGTGGAGAAAGACAATAAGAAGACGGCGAAGAGGAATAATAAGGTGTGCGTGTTCTGCGGGAGCAGCCCCGGGGTGGAGCGGGGCATGGACCTAGTGTACGGCGGCGGCTGTGCAGCTCTGATGGGTCTGGTGTCCCGCGCCGTCCACGACGGCGGAGGGCACGTGCTCGGCGTGGTGCCCAAGGCGGTGCTGCCGCTGGAGCTCATCGGGGAGACGCCAGGGGAGCTCAAGCCGGTGGCCGGGATGCACCAGCGCAAGGCCGACGCGCTCCCAGGTGGTTACGGCATCCACACCAAGCCCGTGGGCCTCCTCAACGTCGACGGCTACTACGACCCGCTGCTCGCCTTCGTCGACAAGGCCGTCCAAGAAGGATTCGTCACCCCCCTCGAACGCACAATCATCGTCCACGCCAACACCAACTCCTCGACAagctccagctccagctccacGACCAACAtcaacgccgacgccgacgccgacgcctag
- the LOC8059252 gene encoding probable carbohydrate esterase At4g34215 — MVLLLLLLLVAVASSSLSHDGVVVADVPPSNKLIFILAGQSNMAGRGGVVANRWDGVVPGDCAPSPAVLRLSPDLRWEEAREPLHAGIDADHHAVGVGPGMAFANALLRSGHAGSPVVGLVPCAVGGTRMAQWGKGTDLYAEMLRRARVAVETGGRIGALLWYQGESDTVRWSDATEYGRRMAMLVRDLRADLGIPHLLVIQVGLASGLGQYTQVVRDAQKGIKLRNVRFVDAMGLPLQDGHLHLSTQAQVQLGHMLAQSYLNYGTSQL; from the exons AtggtgctcctcctcctcctgctcctcgtcgccgtcgcctcctcctccctatCCCATGATGGCGTCGTCGTCGCCGACGTGCCGCCGTCCAACAAGCTGATCTTCATCCTGGCGGGGCAATCCAacatggccggccgcggcggggTGGTGGCGAACCGCTGGGACGGCGTGGTGCCGGGCGACTGCGCGCCGTCCCCCGCGGTGCTCCGCCTCTCGCCCGACCTGCGCTGGGAGGAGGCGCGGGAGCCGCTGCACGCGGGAATCGACGCCGACCACCACGCCGTCGGGGTCGGGCCCGGGATGGCGTTCGCCAACGCGCTGCTGCGGTCGGGCCACGCGGGGAGCCCCGTGGTGGGGCTCGTCCCCTGCGCCGTCGGGGGCACGCGGATGGCCCAGTGGGGCAAGGGCACCGACCTCTACGCCGAGATGCTGCGCCGCGCCAGGGTCGCCGTCGAGACCGGGGGACGCATCGGGGCGCTGCTGTGGTACCAAGGGGAGAGCGACACCGTCAGGTGGTCTGACGCCACCGAGTACGGCCGACGGATGGCCATGCTCGTCCGCGATCTCCGCGCTGATCTCGGCATCCCGCACCTCCTCGTCATCCAG GTAGGGTTAGCATCAGGCCTAGGACAGTATACTCAAGTCGTAAGGGATGCTCAGAAAGGGATCAAACTTCGCAACGTCAGATTCGTTGATGCAATGGGATTGCCATTGCAAGACGGCCATCTGCATCTAAGCACCCAAGCTCAAGTCCAGCTTGGACATATGCTGGCTCAGTCCTATTTGAATTATGGTACATCCCAGCTCTAG
- the LOC8061376 gene encoding uncharacterized protein LOC8061376 isoform X1: MGRGRPRKKRLRSRGADDDPALFPVGAEVEVRSDDPGFVASYYEATVEGYQHSDLSYVVAYSTLNRRDGGDSPLREVAAATNVRPRPPHRPPPRRGFAMHDMVDAFHNGGWWAGVVVCAVPPPEDDTAHRPCRVYRVCFPTSRELLDLEETALRPSRVFLDDCWLPAAAAKAKNGTLFREGSQVEVSRSTKTFGKYWSPATVLKVIGSSSFLVQYRDVKEDGELVTEILDSQYIRPTRDMVHMDSKYRFAPSSHAEVLREGSWWPGVILEVLDIESTKKYVVKIKSHEADNDDAQCTDLLTVDHTQLRPRYDWYHGKWVPCLLEKPVSKGLQSTSQKRRASVVLAMASCNDSVDIASLAPCIDNDSISYESGSHLMEKVNKDVVSEPFWPDLVSNENDPNKHKASTCPEKVVKQQGTLLSFKPHLPTKRKKSSYPEKVVKQQGTVLSFESHLTLPSRPSVTGFGNLNYGPKLYLSDQLERSSSQMVAKPSAPQTGQLQASLFGSFGTLRPLPHPHTPSFILPSHTIEIGSIVGSNIALAYQEKQSTDGCCDGMASVNQNTNFGLFTAFKKFSAHEEHGMSKQDHTSVTARDAAEGIQSIKNSEIVQLSSIGTSNSTEARPDDTLIAPEGAMVRYAAEGSKSIENSEIIQFSAGTSNSTEARPDDTLVALAPKGAMVRYAPEGSQSIENSEITQLSSIGTSNSTEARPGDTLIAPKGSEVTPTSKFVPSRTHCSGDSLLQRSRNVQESIMAEQPSGSSDIEEIPFVKTSPLWAHIEAMEVFRKVSQRPNFHKCQQQVPELREGMALGLMLCFANLAESVKRLCIEDDDAVFEEKMKGVSLLEADGFDVEHLRSRLETLLRIKKGRAKLQGTIKDMEQKFSHEETERRTQMGVLNMTVRQLELQACLFRCMMHSAISQELSDASEISRLKAEVSKLEHRFSSTTASPW, from the exons ATGGGGCGCGGCCGGCCCAGGAAAAAGCGACTGCGGTCCCGCGGGGCCGACGACGACCCCGCCCTCTTCCCCGTTGGCGCCGAGGTGGAGGTGCGCAGCGACGACCCCGGCTTCGTCGCCTCCTACTACGAGGCCACCGTCGAGGGCTACCAGCACAGCGACCTCAGCTACGTCGTCGCCTACTCCACGCTCAACCGCAGGGACGGCGGGGACTCGCCGCTGCGGGAGGTCGCGGCCGCCACCAACGTGCGCCCGCGCCCGCCACacaggccgccgccgcgccgggggTTCGCCATGCACGACATGGTCGACGCGTTCCACAACGGCGGCTGGTGGGCCGGCGTCGTCGTCTGTGCCGTGCCGCCACCGGAGGACGACACCGCGCACCGCCCATGTAGGGTGTACAGGGTCTGCTTCCCGACGTCGCGGGAGCTGCTGGACTTGGAGGAGACGGCGCTGCGGCCGAGCCGCGTCTTCCTGGACGACTGCTGGCTCCCTGCCGCTGCTGCAAAGGCG AAGAATGGAACGCTATTCAGAGAGGGAAGCCAAGTTGAAGTGAGTCGCTCCACGAAAACGTTCGGCAAATACTGGAGTCCAGCTACTGTTCTCAAAGTAATTGGCTCGTCGAGTTTCTTGGTACAATACCGAGATGTCAAAGAGGATGGTGAACTTGTTACTGAGATTCTAGATTCTCAGTATATCCGGCcaacaagagacatggttcaCATGGACTCAAAGTATAGATTTGCCCCATCTTCTCACGCGGAAGTGCTCCGTGAAGGTAGCTGGTGGCCTGGTGTTATTTTGGAGGTTCTGGATATTGAATCAACCAAGAAGTATGTTGTGAAAATCAAGAGCCACGAggcagacaatgatgatgctcaATGTACTGATTTGTTGACTGTTGACCATACACAGCTGAGGCCACGGTATGACTGGTACCACGGAAAGTGGGTGCCCTGCTTGTTAGAG AAACCAGTTAGTAAGGGGCTTCAATCAACATCTCAAAAAAGGCGAGCTTCTGTTGTCTTGGCAATGGCATCATGTAACGATAGTGTTGATATTGCTAGCTTGGCACCATGTATTGACAATGACAGCATCAGCTATGAATCTGGCTCACATCTTATGGAAAAGGTAAATAAAGATGTAGTATCGGAACCGTTTTGGCCTGACTTGGTGTCCAATGAAAATGATCCTAACAAGCATAAGGCAAGCACTTGTCCTGAAAAagtggtgaagcaacaaggtaCATTATTGTCATTTAAGCCCCACTTGCCTACCAAGCGTAAGAAAAGCAGTTATCCTGAAAAAGTGGTGAAGCAGCAAGGTACAGTGTTGTCATTCGAGTCGCACTTGACACTTCCTTCACGACCATCAGTGACTGGGTTTGGCAATTTAAACTATGGTCCTAAACTTTATCTGAGTGATCAACTTGAACGATCCTCTTCTCAGATGGTGGCCAAGCCCTCTGCACCACAGACTGGACAGCTGCAAGCTTCCTTGTTTGGATCATTCGGGACATTAAGGCCTCTTCCTCACCCACATACCCCGTCTTTTATACTACCATCACATACCATAGAAATTGGCAGCATTGTAGGATCAAACATAGCATTAGCTTATCAGGAAAAGCAATCAACTGATGGATGTTGTGATGGTATGGCTAGCGTTAACCAGAACACCAATTTTGGGTTATTTACTGCATTCAAGAAATTTTCAGCTCATGAGGAACATGGAATGTCGAAACAGGATCATACATCAGTCACGGCAAGGGATGCAGCTGAAGGTATCCAATCCATCAAGAATTCAGAAATAGTACAACTGTCTTCTATTGGTACAAGCAACTCTACTGAAGCACGACCTGATGATACATTGATTGCACCAGAAGGTGCCATGGTGAGGTATGCAGCTGAAGGTAGCAAATCCATCGAGAATTCAGAAATAATACAGTTTTCTGCTGGTACGAGTAACTCTACTGAAGCACGACCTGATGATACATTGGTTGCACTTGCACCAAAAGGTGCCATGGTGAGGTATGCACCTGAAGGTAGCCAGTCCATCGAGAATTCAGAAATAACACAGCTGTCTTCTATTGGTACAAGCAACTCTACTGAAGCACGACCTGGTGATACATTGATTGCACCAAAAGGTTCTGAGGTTACTCCAACGTCCAAGTTTGTTCCAAGCAGAACACACTGCTCTGGCGACTCCTTGCTGCAGAGATCTCGTAATGTCCAGGAGAGCATCATGGCTGAACAGCCTTCAGGATCCTCGGACATTGAGGAAATTCCATTCGTGAAGACCTCCCCGTTGTGGGCACATATTGAGGCGATGGAAGTGTTCCGTAAAGTGTCGCAACGACCAAACTTTCACAAGTGTCAGCAGCAGGTTCCAGAGCTCCGTGAAGGGATGGCATTGGGTCTGATGCTCTGTTTCGCCAACCTGGCCGAGAGCGTAAAGAGGCTATGCATTGAGGATGATGATGCAGTGTTCGAAGAGAAGATGAAGGGCGTTTCTTTGCTGGAAGCTGATGGGTTCGACGTGGAGCACCTGCGATCACGCCTGGAAACATTGCTGCGCATAAAGAAGGGGCGTGCCAAACTGCAGGGCACAATTAAAGATATGGAACAGAAGTTTTCTCACGAAGAGACTGAGAGGCGCACCCAGATGGGTGTGCTAAATATGACTGTCCGTCAGCTTGAACTGCAGGCTTGTCTCTTCCGCTGCATGATGCATTCTGCTATTTCACAGGAGCTAAGTGATGCCTCGGAGATCTCGAGGCTGAAAGCAGAAGTTAGCAAGCTGGAGCACCGCTTCAGCAGCACCACCGCATCACCGTGGTGA
- the LOC8061376 gene encoding uncharacterized protein LOC8061376 isoform X2, with protein sequence MGRGRPRKKRLRSRGADDDPALFPVGAEVEVRSDDPGFVASYYEATVEGYQHSDLSYVVAYSTLNRRDGGDSPLREVAAATNVRPRPPHRPPPRRGFAMHDMVDAFHNGGWWAGVVVCAVPPPEDDTAHRPCRVYRVCFPTSRELLDLEETALRPSRVFLDDCWLPAAAAKANGTLFREGSQVEVSRSTKTFGKYWSPATVLKVIGSSSFLVQYRDVKEDGELVTEILDSQYIRPTRDMVHMDSKYRFAPSSHAEVLREGSWWPGVILEVLDIESTKKYVVKIKSHEADNDDAQCTDLLTVDHTQLRPRYDWYHGKWVPCLLEKPVSKGLQSTSQKRRASVVLAMASCNDSVDIASLAPCIDNDSISYESGSHLMEKVNKDVVSEPFWPDLVSNENDPNKHKASTCPEKVVKQQGTLLSFKPHLPTKRKKSSYPEKVVKQQGTVLSFESHLTLPSRPSVTGFGNLNYGPKLYLSDQLERSSSQMVAKPSAPQTGQLQASLFGSFGTLRPLPHPHTPSFILPSHTIEIGSIVGSNIALAYQEKQSTDGCCDGMASVNQNTNFGLFTAFKKFSAHEEHGMSKQDHTSVTARDAAEGIQSIKNSEIVQLSSIGTSNSTEARPDDTLIAPEGAMVRYAAEGSKSIENSEIIQFSAGTSNSTEARPDDTLVALAPKGAMVRYAPEGSQSIENSEITQLSSIGTSNSTEARPGDTLIAPKGSEVTPTSKFVPSRTHCSGDSLLQRSRNVQESIMAEQPSGSSDIEEIPFVKTSPLWAHIEAMEVFRKVSQRPNFHKCQQQVPELREGMALGLMLCFANLAESVKRLCIEDDDAVFEEKMKGVSLLEADGFDVEHLRSRLETLLRIKKGRAKLQGTIKDMEQKFSHEETERRTQMGVLNMTVRQLELQACLFRCMMHSAISQELSDASEISRLKAEVSKLEHRFSSTTASPW encoded by the exons ATGGGGCGCGGCCGGCCCAGGAAAAAGCGACTGCGGTCCCGCGGGGCCGACGACGACCCCGCCCTCTTCCCCGTTGGCGCCGAGGTGGAGGTGCGCAGCGACGACCCCGGCTTCGTCGCCTCCTACTACGAGGCCACCGTCGAGGGCTACCAGCACAGCGACCTCAGCTACGTCGTCGCCTACTCCACGCTCAACCGCAGGGACGGCGGGGACTCGCCGCTGCGGGAGGTCGCGGCCGCCACCAACGTGCGCCCGCGCCCGCCACacaggccgccgccgcgccgggggTTCGCCATGCACGACATGGTCGACGCGTTCCACAACGGCGGCTGGTGGGCCGGCGTCGTCGTCTGTGCCGTGCCGCCACCGGAGGACGACACCGCGCACCGCCCATGTAGGGTGTACAGGGTCTGCTTCCCGACGTCGCGGGAGCTGCTGGACTTGGAGGAGACGGCGCTGCGGCCGAGCCGCGTCTTCCTGGACGACTGCTGGCTCCCTGCCGCTGCTGCAAAGGCG AATGGAACGCTATTCAGAGAGGGAAGCCAAGTTGAAGTGAGTCGCTCCACGAAAACGTTCGGCAAATACTGGAGTCCAGCTACTGTTCTCAAAGTAATTGGCTCGTCGAGTTTCTTGGTACAATACCGAGATGTCAAAGAGGATGGTGAACTTGTTACTGAGATTCTAGATTCTCAGTATATCCGGCcaacaagagacatggttcaCATGGACTCAAAGTATAGATTTGCCCCATCTTCTCACGCGGAAGTGCTCCGTGAAGGTAGCTGGTGGCCTGGTGTTATTTTGGAGGTTCTGGATATTGAATCAACCAAGAAGTATGTTGTGAAAATCAAGAGCCACGAggcagacaatgatgatgctcaATGTACTGATTTGTTGACTGTTGACCATACACAGCTGAGGCCACGGTATGACTGGTACCACGGAAAGTGGGTGCCCTGCTTGTTAGAG AAACCAGTTAGTAAGGGGCTTCAATCAACATCTCAAAAAAGGCGAGCTTCTGTTGTCTTGGCAATGGCATCATGTAACGATAGTGTTGATATTGCTAGCTTGGCACCATGTATTGACAATGACAGCATCAGCTATGAATCTGGCTCACATCTTATGGAAAAGGTAAATAAAGATGTAGTATCGGAACCGTTTTGGCCTGACTTGGTGTCCAATGAAAATGATCCTAACAAGCATAAGGCAAGCACTTGTCCTGAAAAagtggtgaagcaacaaggtaCATTATTGTCATTTAAGCCCCACTTGCCTACCAAGCGTAAGAAAAGCAGTTATCCTGAAAAAGTGGTGAAGCAGCAAGGTACAGTGTTGTCATTCGAGTCGCACTTGACACTTCCTTCACGACCATCAGTGACTGGGTTTGGCAATTTAAACTATGGTCCTAAACTTTATCTGAGTGATCAACTTGAACGATCCTCTTCTCAGATGGTGGCCAAGCCCTCTGCACCACAGACTGGACAGCTGCAAGCTTCCTTGTTTGGATCATTCGGGACATTAAGGCCTCTTCCTCACCCACATACCCCGTCTTTTATACTACCATCACATACCATAGAAATTGGCAGCATTGTAGGATCAAACATAGCATTAGCTTATCAGGAAAAGCAATCAACTGATGGATGTTGTGATGGTATGGCTAGCGTTAACCAGAACACCAATTTTGGGTTATTTACTGCATTCAAGAAATTTTCAGCTCATGAGGAACATGGAATGTCGAAACAGGATCATACATCAGTCACGGCAAGGGATGCAGCTGAAGGTATCCAATCCATCAAGAATTCAGAAATAGTACAACTGTCTTCTATTGGTACAAGCAACTCTACTGAAGCACGACCTGATGATACATTGATTGCACCAGAAGGTGCCATGGTGAGGTATGCAGCTGAAGGTAGCAAATCCATCGAGAATTCAGAAATAATACAGTTTTCTGCTGGTACGAGTAACTCTACTGAAGCACGACCTGATGATACATTGGTTGCACTTGCACCAAAAGGTGCCATGGTGAGGTATGCACCTGAAGGTAGCCAGTCCATCGAGAATTCAGAAATAACACAGCTGTCTTCTATTGGTACAAGCAACTCTACTGAAGCACGACCTGGTGATACATTGATTGCACCAAAAGGTTCTGAGGTTACTCCAACGTCCAAGTTTGTTCCAAGCAGAACACACTGCTCTGGCGACTCCTTGCTGCAGAGATCTCGTAATGTCCAGGAGAGCATCATGGCTGAACAGCCTTCAGGATCCTCGGACATTGAGGAAATTCCATTCGTGAAGACCTCCCCGTTGTGGGCACATATTGAGGCGATGGAAGTGTTCCGTAAAGTGTCGCAACGACCAAACTTTCACAAGTGTCAGCAGCAGGTTCCAGAGCTCCGTGAAGGGATGGCATTGGGTCTGATGCTCTGTTTCGCCAACCTGGCCGAGAGCGTAAAGAGGCTATGCATTGAGGATGATGATGCAGTGTTCGAAGAGAAGATGAAGGGCGTTTCTTTGCTGGAAGCTGATGGGTTCGACGTGGAGCACCTGCGATCACGCCTGGAAACATTGCTGCGCATAAAGAAGGGGCGTGCCAAACTGCAGGGCACAATTAAAGATATGGAACAGAAGTTTTCTCACGAAGAGACTGAGAGGCGCACCCAGATGGGTGTGCTAAATATGACTGTCCGTCAGCTTGAACTGCAGGCTTGTCTCTTCCGCTGCATGATGCATTCTGCTATTTCACAGGAGCTAAGTGATGCCTCGGAGATCTCGAGGCTGAAAGCAGAAGTTAGCAAGCTGGAGCACCGCTTCAGCAGCACCACCGCATCACCGTGGTGA
- the LOC8059253 gene encoding synaptotagmin-5 has translation MRATMFHNLLDMKFVALQVKWLNKHLSKLWPFIAQAATLVVKESVEPLLDDYRPPGIKSLKFSRFFLGNVPPKIEGIRIQNLQPGQIIMDIDFRWGGDPSIILAVDSIFASLPIQLKDLQVFTVVRTIFQLSEEVPCISTVVVALLAEPKPKIQYTLKAVGGSLTAIPGLSDMIDDTVNSIVTDMLQWPHRIVVPLGVNVDTSEMELKPQGRLAVTVVKATCLVNMEMIGKSDPYVVLYIRPMLKVKTKVVDHNLNPEWNETFHLIVEDKETQEVIFEIYDEDTLQQDKKMGVAKLAVNSLEPAESPTDITLNVLQSLDSLKVKDNKGRGTLHLKVLYHPLTREEQMEAMELEKKAMEEKKRLKEAGLIGSTMDALGGAASLVGSGVVGGVGLVGSGIGAGVGLVGSGIGAVGSGLGKAGHFMGRTVTGSFSMPRKRDRLQQVTSRSHSQIIT, from the exons ATGCGTGCTACTATGTTTCATAACTTATTGGACATGAAATTTGTTGCTCTACAGGTAAAGTGGCTGAACAAACACCTAAGCAAACTCTGGCCTTTTATAGCACAG GCTGCAACGTTGGTTGTCAAGGAATCTGTTGAACCACTACTCGATGATTACCGCCCTCCAGGAATAAAATCGCTGAAGTTTAGCAGATTTTTCCTTGGAAATGTGCCACCAAAGATAGAAG GTATTCGTATCCAAAACCTCCAGCCAGGCCAGATCATCATGGACATTGATTTTCGGTGGGGTGGAGATCCAAGCATAATCCTAGCTGTTGATTCCATTTTTGCTTCATTGCCCATTCAG CTCAAGGATCTCCAGGTATTCACGGTCGTACGTACTATATTTCAGCTTTCTGAAGAGGTCCCCTGCATCTCCACCGTTGTGGTGGCTCTCCTTGCAGAG CCAAAGCCGAAGATACAGTACACCCTCAAGGCTGTGGGAGGAAGCCTTACTGCTATTCCAGggctttctgatatgattgat GATACTGTGAATTCAATTGTTACTGACATGCTTCAGTGGCCACATAGGATCGTGGTTCCACTTGGAGTCAATGTTGATACAAG TGAGATGGAGCTGAAACCTCAGGGCAGACTTGCAGTGACAGTAGTGAAAGCAACTTGTTTGGTTAATATGGAGATGATTGGAAAATCAGATCCTTACGTGGTATTGTACATCCGTCCCATGCTGAAGGTGAAAACGAAGGTCGTCGATCATAACCTTAATCCTGAATGGAACGAGACATTTCATCTGATTGTGGAAGACAAGGAAACACAGGAAGTTATATTTGAG ATTTACGATGAGGACACTCTTCAGCAAGACAAGAAGATGGGTGTGGCTAAACTGGCAGTGAACAGCCTTGAACCTGCTGAGAGCCCAACGGACATCACCCTGAATGTGCTGCAGTCACTAGATTCACTGAAAGTGAAGGACAACAAGGGTAGAGGGACACTGCACCTCAAG GTCCTGTACCACCCATTGACGAGGGAGGAGCAAATGGAGGCCATGGAGCTGGAGAAGAAAGCCATGGAGGAGAAGAAGCGGCTCAAGGAGGCCGGGCTAATCGGCAGCACCATGGACGCGCTGGGCGGCGCCGCCTCGCTGGTGGGCTCCGGCGTCGTTGGCGGCGTCGGCCTCGTCGGCTCCGGAATCGGCGCCGGAGTGGGCCTGGTGGGCTCCGGAATCGGCGCCGTGGGAAGTGGGCTTGGCAAAGCGGGACACTTCATGGGCCGAACCGTCACTGGCAGTTTCAGCATGCCACGGAAGCGCGACCGCTTGCAGCAGGTCACGTCACGCTCACATTCACAGATAATAACCTGA
- the LOC8059250 gene encoding uncharacterized protein LOC8059250 — MDSGVPAPALSAAKVKLCRRCKASYDPSANTRLSCRFHPSFFVCRRHDDQKRYYELRDGDPPYAAKFYDCCGAEDPDAPGCTTDLHRSYDDAQD; from the exons ATGGATTCCGGCGTGCCTGCCCCTGCCCTTTCCGCTGCCAAAGTCAAGCTGTGCCGGCGGTGCAAGGCGAGCTACGACCCCTCGGCCAACACGCGCCTCTCCTGCAGGTTCCACCCTTCCTTCTTCGTCTGCCGCCGACACGACGACCAGAAGAG GTACTACGAGCTCCGCGACGGCGACCCTCCGTACGCCGCCAAGTTCTACGACTGCTGCGGCGCCGAGGACCCCGACGCTCCCGGATGCACCACAGACCTGCACCGTTCCTACGACGACGCCCAGGACTAG